A segment of the Fibrobacter succinogenes subsp. succinogenes S85 genome:
ATCCGCCAGGTGTTCAAGGTCCCGAAGGTCGGTCTCATCGCTGGCTGTATGGTTACCGACGGCGAAGTCGACCGCACGAGCCATGTCCGCGTTTACCGCAACGGTATCGAACTCGGTACGACCGTGGTCCAGTCTTTGAAGCGCATGAAGGACGACGTCAAGTCTGTTGCTCGTGGCTTTGAATGCGGTATCGGCCTCAAGGGTTACGACGATATCAAGGAAGGCGATAGCCTCATCTTCTTCAAGGAAGTCAAGGTCGCCCGTACGTTGGAAGACGTTGCCCGCGAAGAAGCTGAAGAAAAGGCAAAGAAGGCTGCTGAAGAAGCTGCCGCAGCGAAGGAAAGTAATTAGAACTTAGAACTTAGAACTTAGAATATCTTTCTAAGTTCTACCAACTAAGTTCTGCCAACTACGCCGAAGGCGAAAATGACTAGAAGAACCGATAGATTAGGCGAGCAGTTCCGCGAAGAGATCTCCAAGCTCATCCAGAAGGGCTTGAAGGATCCGCGCGTGAGCACTCTCGCGAGCATTACCCGTGTGGACATTACCGAAGACCTGAGCTATGCAAAGGCCCTCGTCTCGGTGATGGGTTCCGATAAAGAAAAGCGCGATACGCTTGTCGGACTCAACAATTCCGCCGGCTTTATCCGTGGCGTCTTGGGCAAGGCCTTGAAGATTTTCAAGGTTCCGGAGCTCAAGTTCGTTCTTGACGAAAATCTTGAACATGCCATGCACATTGAAGAAATCCTTGCAGAACTGAAGCAGAAAGGGGAACTTTAATTGTCCTCTTCCGGCTTCGTCCTCTTGGACAAAATTGCAGGTGAAACATCTTTTAAGGCCCTTTTCCCTCTGAAAAGGGTCTTTTGTACTAAACGCGTGGGCCACGCGGGTACGCTTGATTTGCGTGCAAGCGGGCTCATCATTGCCGCTACTGGTCGTGCAACGCGCCTTTTGCCCTACATTGAGGCGAAGGACAAGTGCTATACGTTCCGCCTCCATCTTGGCTACGAAACCGATACCCTAGAATGGGACGGGAAAGTAGTGGAACAGGATAAGATGGGTTGTCATCCTGGAGCCGAAGGCGATAGGATCCAGTGCGGAGTGCCATCGGTGACGCGTGCGGACCTCGAAGCGGTTTTGCCGCAGTTCATTGGCGATATTGACCAGGTTCCGCCGAATTACAGTGCTGTGAAAATCGACGGCCATCGCGCAAGCGACTTGGCGAATCGCGGTCGTGAAATTGAACTTAAGCCTCGTCGCATCCATATCGAATCGCTCAAAGTTGTGGGCGAGGGGCTTGTGACGGAAGGCTGCACAGGCAAGAGCTTTGCCACGTTTGATTTGGAATGCAACTGTAGCAAGGGAACGTACATCCGTTCGCTCGGTCGTGATTTGGCTCGTGCGCTTGGAACGTGCGGCTGCGTTTCGATGATCCGCCGCCATCGCATTGGTGATGTGACGGTAGACCGCGCTGTTCGCGGGGACGCTCTCACGCCGGAACATTTGCTCCCTGTGGACCAGGTGCTTGATTTCCCGGTTGTCCGCTTGAATGACGACCAGGTGAAAGCAATTCGTTTAGGAAATTGGGTGCCGTGGCGCACTCCTGTTGAAAATTTAAGCACGACGCCAGGGGCGGAAAAGTTTGTCTTTACCGCCGATAAAGATGGTGCTGTGATTGGGCTTGGTGTTTATGACCCGGGCCGCATTTGCCCCAAGTTCTTTTTAGGTGATGATTAAATGAAACGCGCTGTGACAATGGGTAATTTTGATGGATGCCATTTGGGGCATCAGGCGCTTTTCCGCACGCTGAAAGCGGTTGCCGAAGTGAACCATTTGCAGCCGACGGTCATCAGCTTTGAACCCCATTCTAATTACGTCTTGCGTGGGCCGGGCGATCCGCTGCTCCTCACGACGACCGAAGAAAAGCGCGAATTCGTCGAGAGCCTTGGCATTGAATTTTTGGTATTGCCGTTCACGAGTGAATTGGCAAAACTCCCGTTCGATAAATTTGTCCGCACGGAATTGATTGAAAAGCGTGAAGTCGTTTCGATGTTCTTTGGTCATGACCATTGCTTTGGCGCGGGCGGCAAGGGCAATTACGAGACGATTACCGCTGCGTTCCCGGAACTTTCGACGCAGATGCTTTCGATGGTGTTGCACAAGGGCGAACGTGTGAGCTCTTCTGCAGTGCGCAATGCTCTTTTGAACGGCGATGTGGACCGTGCGCAGACGTATTTAGGCCGCCCGTATCGCTTGTCCGGAACAGTCGTGGTCGGCAAACGCCTTGGTCACACCATCGGATTCCCGACGGCAAATGTGCAAATGGAACAGTACAAGTTCTTGCCGAAAGGCGGTGTGTATGTCGCTAGCGCAAGACTCTCGGATGGACGCATTTATCGCTCTGTTGTGAACATCGGAACGCAACCGACAACGCCCGGAACGCATAACCTTGCGGTCGAAGCGTATCTGCTTGACTTTAACGAAGACATTTACGGCCAGCATTTAGCACTGGACTTGCTCGCCTTCTTGCGCCCCGAAAAGAAGTTCGCAAGCATCGAAGATTTGGTGCGTCAGATTGGCATGGACGCTGACACCGCCAAGAATTACAACGGAAATCACTGGGCGGAGTAGGGAAGTTTTTTCTCTCACATGTCCCAAAACGGAACATGTGCTATCGTAAAACACATGAGCGAAAATAAAAACTTGACAATGTATCGCTCTTTTTTACATTTAGTAGTGCTTTTGCTAAGGTGTAGTGTTATGACCAAACAAATTTTGTTATTTGCTCCTGTTCTGTTGCTGTGGGCGTGTGGGGATTCTTCGTCAGATTCTGTGGGCACGTCTCCAATTCAGGCTGCGGAAATAATCCCATTCACTGATTCTCGCGATGGGCAGGTCTATAAAACGGTTGTCATCGGTTCGCAGACATGGATGGCCGAAAATCTGAACTACGAAACAAAAGGCAGCTGCTGCGTTAGATGCGCCGAGATGAAGACCGTAAATGTGAACTACGCACCAGGTGGCTACTTCACTCAGAGCTACTGCGCAAAATGCGCCGAGTACGGTGGTCGCCTGTACACGTGGGATGTGGCGACAACGGCTTGCCCTAGTGGTTGGCACCTGCCAAGCCAAGACGAGTGGAGTACCCTATTCAATGCAGTCAAACTCGGCGACCCACTGGCACACATCGATACAAGACTCAAGTCCACAACCGATTGGAATAATTACGGCAATACGGATGATTTCTCGTTTTCGGCGTTGCCTGTTGGCTACAGCGGTATCAGTGTTGGTCCCTATGGCTCGGGCGACTGTTATAATCACGAGGGCACGGGCGACTATGCGTACTTCTGGAGTTCTACAGAGGTCGATAACTTGACTGCGTACTACATGTACTTGTCCAAATACGGTAACGCGGCAATAAGCACATTCGACTTCGGCAAGAGCAGTGGCTTTTCTGTTCGTTGTGTCAAGGACTAAATGTGTAGCGTGCTAGGATTTTTCTAGCACTTTTGTGCCTTGTCGTTTTTCGCTTTTCCGGTAAAGTTAGTGCTCGTTATCTTGAAAACGGTCACGGTGGCGGCTTGTTCGGGCGTGAATTCGAATTGGTGTGGTGAGGCGGATTGCATGGAATGCGTGAAACTTGCGGATTGCGGCGCTTTGGTGGCTTGTCGTTCCATTAGGAGCGAGAGTCCTCGGCATTTTTCAGCGATGTCTTCGACGATTTCAGCCTTGCCTTGCCCGACGACACTTGCGTAAAAGCGACCGCTTTTGCAATAAACGTCTTCGTGAATTTCGATGCGGTTTTCAACGCACATGCTGAACGCGACATTCGGATTTTTGCGAATGCAGTCGAGTTTCTTGCCTACATGTGCGCAATGAAAATACAGCTCCAAGACGCCGTTGTTTAGGCTGTATCCGAACGACAGCGGAATGATGTAGGGCATGCTTGGGTCTGCATCATCCGTCATTGCTACATGACAAGTTGTACATTGTTCGATGATCTTTGCGATGTTTTCGTCGCCTAAAACTTCTCTGTCCTTGCGCCGCATTTTACCTCAACTTTTTTCGATATTCGATTTTAAATATAATATAGGCTTCGATTGAAATTTCTACACAATCGTGTTGTCTAGGCAGAAGACTTCGGCGAGTTGCTTGTCGTCCATGTCGGCGAGCCATGTTTCGCCGGCGTTCACGGTCAAGTTGGCGATGGCTTTTTTGGTTTCGAGGAGCGCATTGATTTTCTCTTCGAAGGTGCCTTTGGTGATAAAACGGTGGACTTGGACGTTGCGCTTTTGGCCGATACGGAAGGCGCGGTCGGTGGCTTGCGCTTCGATGGCGGGGTTCCACCACAAATCGTAATGGATGACTTGCGAGGCTGCGACGAGATTGAGGCCGGTGCCTCCTGCCTTGAGCGAGAGAATGAGCACTTTGCAGTCCGGATTTTCCTGGAAATCCTGGATCATTTCGGAGCGCTGCGTTTGTGTGCAACCGCCGTGGTAGAAATGCGTGCGGAGGCCGAGTTCGCTTTCAATGGTGGATTTTAACAGGTGGCCCATTTCGGCAAATTGCGTGAAGATAAGCGTCTTTTCGCCTTGCTCTTGGATAGATGTGAGAAGGTCCAGGAGCATTTGCATCTTGCCAGATTCGAGCTTATTGGACTTTTGGGGCGCGGCGCTTTCTGTAGGGACTTCCGCGGCGTCTTGTGCTGAGGTTGCGGCGAGACCTTTCAGGAATGTGGCGGGGTGGTTGCAGATTTGCTTGAGGGCAAGAATCATCTGCAAAATAATGCCCTTGCGCTTGAATAGTGCGTGGGCATCGTTTGCCTTTTCGCTGAGCGCCTGCTCCATCTCAAGCTCTTGCATAAAGTGTTCGAGCGTTTTTTGATAAAGGGCGGCTTGTGAGCGCGTGAGTTCGGCGTATTCGTCCTGGATGATTTTGTCGGGCAAGTCGCTGATGATGCTCTTGTCGGTCTTGAGGCGGCGCAGCATGAACGGTGCTGTGATTTTGCGGAATGTTTCGGCGACGACTTGGTTGCCGTTCTTTTGAATGGGTGTTTCGAACTTTTCGCGGAATTCACTTGCGCTCGGGAAGAATCCGTGGTTCGCAAAATCCATGATGGTCCAGAATTCCATGAGGCGGTTTTCGACCGGGGTGCCGCTCATCGCGATTTTCATCGGGGCGCGCATGCGACGGAGCAATTTACTCTGTTCGCTATCGGCGTTTTTGATGTTTTGTGCTTCGTCGATGATAATCGTTTGCCATTCGTGCTTGTCGAGTTCGGCAAAGTCCTTGCGGAACGTGGCATATGTCGTGAGTAATACGTCGGCGCTGAACTTTTGTAGGTCACGGCGGCCTCCGTGGTATGCAAAGAACGTGAGTTCCGGTGCGAATTTTTTGATTTCGACTTGCCAGTTGCAAAGGAGGCCGGCGGGCATTACGACAATGGCTTTTTTCTCCGCAAATTTACCCTCTTGTTTCATCTTGAGGAGGAACGTAATGACTTGTAGCGTCTTGCCGAGGCCCATGTCATCGGCGAGAATGCAACCAAATCCAATTTCCAGATTCTTGTACATCCAGGAGTAGCCGCGCATTTGGTAGGGGCGGAGTGTCGCGTTTAGATTCTCGGGCAGCGGAATTTCTGTTTCGGCGCGCCAGGCGTCGAACTGTTGTTTGAAATCGCTTGCCATTTCCACCGGGATGTTGTCGCATTCACCGGTGAAGCAAGCTTGTACGAGCTTGGCTTGCGTGATTTCTGGAGCGGAATCTTCTTCGAGGATTTCGTCTGTGGAGGTCGCGGCACCCTCGGCATCATCTGCGGCTTTTTTGCCTTTGCTGTTTTTCGCGGAATCGCTGGACTTTCCTTCAATTTTATCGCGGATGGATTGCAAATCCTGTTCGGTAATTTGCACGTAACTGGACTTGTATTTTAAAAGTCCATCCGCTTGTTCGGCAAGTTCAAAAAATTCCTTTGCCGAAATGTTTTCATCGCCGATGGCGATTTCCCAATCAAAGTCGAGCAGGTCGCCGGCAGTAAAAGCTCCAAAGCTCATGCTGCCTTGCAAGCGCATCTTGGGCTTTGGCTTTCCGATGTTCAAAAGGTTCTTTGGAATTTCCGTCTGGATGCCGAACAGTTGGAGTTTTTTGAGGCAATCCTGCAAAAAGTCGAGGAGTTCGGCGCCTCGCATCAGAATCGGTTCGCTTGCACGGCGTTCCAAGTATGCATCGAGCGGCTTGAAGCCATCGGCAATGCCGTTAAGAACGCTCATAATCGAGAGCAATCGTGAGTCGTTGTTTTCGAATAATTCCGAAAGCGGCGTGCGTCTTGCGATATTTCCGGCGGCACTCGCAGCATCTTCGTCAAGTACAAAAACGTCCAGCGCCACATCTTCATCCATTTCGCTACAGACAAAGAGAATCTGCGTACGACAACCGAGGCAAGAATATACCGAAAGCCATTGCTGGATTTTCCCCGGAATGGCGTGAGCGTTGTTTGCGAGCTTCCCTGAAACGCTATCGAAAAAGAACGAGAGCAAATTGCCGTGATTCGTCTTGAGCGGCGTCTTGTATTTGCGTGCAAATTTCAGGAGCTGCGAGATGAACAGCGAAAGAATGTGCTCGGCGGGTTCCGCAATTTCAAAGAAGGATTCTTCTTTGCTTGTCCACGCGAGTTCTCGCGGGGCGGTGACTTCGAGGTCTGCGACAATGTATAGAATCTCGGGGAGCATCTCGGCGGGGAGCCAGCGCATTTGCGCTACGTCTTTCCCGATCCAGAAAACTTGCGGATAAATCGCTCCGGTGCGCACAAGGTAAAAAGCCACTTGCAACATCAAGTGCAAGTAACGCACGGAGTAATGGTGCCACGAGAAATTCCCGGCGCTCAGGCAGCAAAGTGCTCCCATCACGTTTGTGACGGTGAGGTTGCTATTGATGACTTTGTCGGCCATGGACTGCTCGAAATTCCAATGCCATCCGGGCTTGTGGAACAGTCGCAGTTGCTCGTTTTCCATTAGGAACGTCTTTGCGTTGTTCACGCGGAACTGTTCCGAGAATGCGTCAAAATTCTCGAAGTCGGTGAAGAACTTGTGGCACGATTCTAGTTCATCCGTAAAACTCTTGCGGAAATTCCCGGCGGGGCAGAACTTCGGGAAGTTTTGCAACATCGCGGGCAAAATGTGCGAGTAGTCTTTCCAACTCTTGAAATCAAATGTAGGCAGTTGCTTGGGAGGGATGCTATTTTGCGATTCGCGTCCCGAACCTTTATACCCACCAAATAAACTTGCGCTCGCGTCTTCTGCGTGAGAAAGTTCGGCGGCGTTTTGTGCTTCGTGTTCGTCACTATCCCCGGCGGCAGTTCCGATAGCAGATGCGTTTTCGGCGCTTGTGCCTACGAGTCTTGTCGCCTTGCTGAACGACCTCACGAGATTAGTTTCGCTGGGCGCTTCCATTTCCATCGCATCCGGCTTGTAGTCCTTGATAAATTCCAGGTCGAGCCCGTGAATTTTGAAAAGGACGTTCGGTTCCTTGTCCGCCTGTTCTGCGATTTTCAAAAATGTGGCAACAAGGTATTTACAGGGGCGCTCATCGCGGCAGTCGCAACCCATGTTGACTTTGGCCGGATCGTCAAACAGCTGGAGTCCGCTTTTGCTCATTAAAAGTTCAAGCGAAGGGCTAAGCGCCTTGTTGTTTAAAGCCAAAAGTTCCGCCGGTTGCTGCTTCAAAAAGCTCACGAAGACTTCGGAAGATTCCTTAGAAAATTTCGGGAAGACGATGTAGTTGTTGTGGAGCCCGCCATTCGGGCCTTTCACTACGGATATCACACGGTTATCAACGATGTCGATGCTTGTCACCTGGCCACGTGCGGCGAACTTGAGCCCCTGCAAAACAGCCTGCTCGCTAGCGGTTGCGAGAATTGAACTCAACCACTTGTTTGCCCACCAAGTCTTTCCGTAACTTCCAAAATCCATGCGCCCAAATATAATAAAAAGTGCTCAAATGAACAAATGAACGGCGGGCTAAACCGTGAGGATAAATAGGACATTAATTACAAATTGTTTTTTATATTTGAGGTAAACTTAAGGAGAAAAAGATGGGATTGAATAAAATCGTACTGGCTCTTTTCATTAGAAGGAGATTCCCGGTCATCCCCGTCAAGCGAGGACAGGCGCCGGGAATAACAATCTAGTAGACGGCATTTATTGCCGTCTACCGTCACTTCCTTATCTCGCAACTCTAACGCTTTGCATTTTGCCGGTGGTGCGGCTGCGCAAGAAGTAGATTCCCGAGGTTTTCGCGGTGCTGGCAGACTTGAGTTTTGCTGTTGCATCGCTAAAGCCGTAGGCTGAAAGGTTGCCCAAGCGTACGCCTTGCACATCAAATACATCGTAATTCTGGAGCGTGTTCTGTTCTAAGCGAATCTTGTTGCCGAATTTGCCGCCGTTATCGTCAATGGCTATCGGCTGTTCCAAGGCGATTGAATCAAGCGAATCTAGCGGATGTCTCTCGATGCCTCTATTGTACGACATGTTCTTGCTGTCGTAGAAGTGCTCGTTGAAGTATTCCTTGAGCCAAGTCATTGCAGGGCGATCCACGCCGTCCTTAATAAGTCCGGGATTCGATTCATCTGCCCATACACTAGATCCGACTTCGTAAAGGTAGCCCCAAAGGTTTACACCTGCAATGTATTCCGATTCCATAAAGAGCGGGATATGTTCGGAATAGCATGCTTTTTGGAGGCTGTCGTTATTCGTGCCGACGCTATATTCAGTGATAAACAACGGAAGCTTTATTTTGTCGTAGATTTCCTGAATGCCGCTTTGAATGCGTTCGGAGCTAAAACATTGCGCATCCGGGCCGGATCCTTGGACGAGTGTGGCGAAAATTATTTGGTACGCATCGACGGGTGCGCCCTGCTCCTGGATTTTTTTGATAACTTCGGCGCCTTGATTGTTTTTCCAGCCGTAATCATCGTAGTCGTTCAAGGTTAGGATGGCTTTGGGCCAGCGCTTGCGAGCCATCTTGAACGCCGTGGCTATGAATTTGTAGTCATCATTGTCGCCACCGAGAGCTTCGATGATTTTATTGCCGCTCCCGAATCCAGAATGATAGTGACCATAGCTGTCGCGGGAACCTCCGTTTACCACCTCGATCATGTAAGGTGCGGGGTAACGCATGGCGGCTTTGTCAAACCAATTTTCAACGGCCTTCCTGGTTTCGTCGACATCAAGGTTGTTCAGCCAATTGGGGGTGTGGGTTCCCCAAAGCAAGCTACGGAAATTGAACTTTACATTGTTTTTTTGCGCCCAATAGTAGATACGGTCGCAGCCTGACCAATCGTACTCGCCACGCACTTTTTCAATAACGGTCCAAGTGCATGCGTTTTCGGGCGAAACTTGATTCCAGTATGCTTGAAAATCCTCGGGGATTTCTTGCTTGTCGGCAATCATGTTCCCGAAGAACTTTGTCGCTCCATCGGCAAGGCCACGGCCGTAACGGGCGTTCGGATTCTTGAAATATTCCTTGAGCCAGGTCAATGCCGGGCGTTCTACTCCGTCTTTGATAAGGCCGGAACAACCTTGTTCTAAACCGTTACAAGAAAGCCAAGTTTTGCCATAAATGTATCCCCAAAGTGTTATGCCGGCAACATAATCCGTTTCCATCAGGATTGGGAGATGTTCTTGGTAGCATTTTTTTTGAAATTCATCGTCTATGGAACCGACATCGTATTGAGTAATATATATGGGGAGTCCTGTCTGTTCGTGTGCTTCGTAAAGGGAGCGTTTAAGTAAGGATGTATTTAGGCAATAATAGCCTGTCCCTTGTGCGGTTGTTTCGTGGAACTGCATTCCGTAAGCGTCAACTGGCGCCCCCTGGGCCTTTATTTTCTTGAGAAGGTCGATACCCTCTACTTTTTGCCATTGGATGGTATTGTAATCGTTGTAAATCAGGATGGCTTCTGGCCAGCGTTCTCGTGCCATCTTGAATGCCGTCACTACAAATTCGTAGTTGCCGTTATCGCCGCCAAGCGCCTCAACCAGTTTGGAAGAGGTAAAACTGGAGTGGTAGTTGTTGCCCGATTTGACGGCCTCATTGACCACTTCAATCATTTCGAGGTCGGGGTAATGTTCTTTAACCGCATCAATCCAATCAGTCCAAGCCTTTTTTGTTTCGTCAATATCAAGTTTGATCAACCACTGCGGGTTTTGCGAACCCCACAACAGGGTGTGAAACGAGAAAATGGCTTTATTCTTTTTAGCCCAGTTATAGACAAAGTCGCAACCCGTCCAGTCGTATTCGCCGCGTGTCTTTTCAACATGACCCCAAACGCATTCGTTTTCGGCAGTAATCTGGTTCCAGTAGGTGCCAAAATTATCAGGGATTTCGCCCAAAGTGGTCGTGTTGCCCAGAAATTTTGCAGCACCATCGGCCATGCCTACACCCGCAAAAGAAAATATCGATGCGGCAAAGGAAAAGGCAAGCACCTTAAATACCGTTGATTTTATACTCATTGCGACCCCTGAATTTTGATGGCTACAACACGTAATAATAAAACTACCTAGAAAACGTAGGAAAATTACTCTTATCTAGAAATCTTTCATTGACAAAATATCTATTATTGCATAAATCCACGTAAATATACATTGCTTTGTATACTCAATTTAGGGATAATATGAAAAAGAATAGACTAGCATTGCTTCCGTTTATATCGGCATTACTTTTAGTGGGCTGCGGTGAAGATTCCCCGTCTGAACCTTCTTCCGTATCCAATAATGTTCCGGCGGACGGATCAAGTGTGGAGTCTATTTTTGACTTAGGTAAGTGTACATCCGATAGGGATGGCACTGTCATTTTTGTTGAGGATGAAGAAATAGACTATCGTTGCCTAGATAAAAAGTGGGAAAAAGTTGAGAAATTATCTAGTTCCAGTGATGAAAAGACTTCTTCGTCTTCAAAGAAATCCTCCGATTCGAAGAATAGCTCCTCTTCGTCTAAGGAAGAATCGGCTGGGTCTAAGGATAAATCCTCTTCTTCTAAGAACAGTTCTTCGTCATCGAAGATAACTTCGTCTGATTCAGGCGACAAAAAATCCTCGTCGTCTAAGGCAGTTTCTTCTGATTCTCGCGATAAGTCCAGTAGTTCTCAAAAGTCTAGTAGTTCGCAAAAGTCAAGTTCTAGTGTCGCTCCCGAATCGAGTTCTAGTGTCGTTGGTTCTGGAGAAGATGTAAAGACGATTGCAATTAATAAGAAATCCTTTAAGGGGGTTGCTGAAAAGGGACCTTTTGCGGTGGGAAGTACCGTTAAATTGTCTGAACTTGATGGTGAGCTTGATTTAACCGGAACAAACTTTGAATGGGAAGTGACTGGTAAACAGGGGGGGGGGCTATACCTCTCCAAAGGTTACGTTGTCTAGTCAATATGCTCAGTTACAAGTCAATGGCAATTACTATAATGAAAACTTGTTCAAAAATTCAATATCGCCGGTGACTTTGCGTGGTATTGTTGACTTGAAAGATCGAGAAAGCGTAAACATCAATGTGCTGATGCATTTGGCTTATAAGCGTGTGGTCTATCTTTTTACCAAGAGTGGCGAGTATAAAAATGTTCCTGCGGCAAAGGCTGCCGCTGAACAGGAAATCATGAAGGCTTTTGGTTTTGGTGGTGCTAACCATCCTTTTGAGGATTTGACGATTTTTGGTAAAACATCGGACGATGCCAAATTGCTTGCCGCATCGATTCTTTTACAGGGAGATTTGGAAGAAACGGATTTGTTGAGTCGTCTTACGAGCATTGCTAATAATATTGAAGAAGATGGAACTTGGGACAACAGCGAAAAAATGCGAGTTTCTATGGCAGACTGGATTATGTCCTATTCGTATGGGATGGTCGGCATTCGCCAGATGCTCGAAGAAATCAATCCTCAAGTACCGGCATTCGAAAAGTATGTAAGCTTGTTTGTTGGTGAAGCTTATGGCTTTGGTGCGTGCACGGATGAAAATGATGGTGATTATGTTCAGCTGAAAAATGGTAATAGCAAAAATCTCGGTGAATACTATGTCTGTGAAGACAATGTATGGCGAATGATGTTCTCCACTGAAAAACTTTATGAAAGAGCTTGTACTGCCAAGAGGGCTGGAGAGTTTATGACGACCCCGCGCAATGAAATTTATATCTGCGATGGGGGCAATGGATATTGGCGCCCAGCAACGACTTACGACCATCCGAAAGAATACTACATGAATAGTGAAGTGAATTACGGCAAGTTAAAGGATACCCGTGATGGTAAGGAATATAAGACGGTCGTTATTGGTACTCAGACTTGGATGGCTGAAAATCTGAACTATTACGATAAGGATAATTATAATTTGGTCGGTAATGCCAAGTGCTATCAGGAAGAAGATAAAAACTGCGATGTTGGAGGTAGGCTTTATTCGTGGACCGCTGCGATGAATATCTCTACGAAGTATAGACTCAGTTGGTATGATAAAGATATTCAATATCCGCATCAGGGAATTTGCCCAGATGGTTGGCATATCCCTGATTCTACTGAATGGCGTACTTTAGCAGATTATGTAAAAAAGGTTGACGGTTCTTCGGGACTTTTGATGTCATCTAAGGGTTGGAAAGCTTCAAACTATAAGCCGTCGACAGATCCCTATGGATTTTCTGTAATTCCGGTGGGCGCCTATTATGGAAGATATGCTGATGCTCATGCGGATTTCAGTCAAACGGAATTTGATGATGACGGTTTGTTTGCGAACTTCTGGTCTGCCGAGGAAGGTAAAGAATTTAATTTAGCGGTTTATGTCTTCTTTGATTATAGAAGAGATTATATGTCGATGACTGCTAGTGTTTATAACGAAAAGGAACGTGGATTTTCTGTTCGCTGCATAAAGACTGAGGATGAATCCGAAGAGTAGTCCTTTTTTTGAAGTGCGAAATTTTCTATCTTTGCGTTCAAATCTGTCAGTTCGAAACCCATCCTGACTTAAAACAAAACTAGGAGACTTTATGCGTTCAGAAGCTGAACTCGAAGGCGTTACGCTGCTCGGCAACAACAAGACCCAGTACAAGACCACTTACAGCCCCGAAGTGCTCGAAAAGTTCCCGAACAAGCATCCGGGTAACGATTACATGGTCACGTTCAACTGCCCGGAATTCACGAGCCTTTGCCCGAAAACCGGTCAGCCGGACTTTGCCGAAATCAAGATCAACTACATTCCGGACCAGTATTTGGTGGAATCCAAGTCGCTCAAGCTTTACATGTTCTCGTTCCGCAATCACGGGGATTTCCATGAAGACTGCGTGAACATCATCATGAAGGACTTGGTGAAATTGCTCAACCCGAAGTACATCGAAGTCGAAGGCATCTTTATGCCGCGCGGTGGCATTTCTCTTTATCCGTTTGCAAACTATGGCAAGCCGGGTACCGAATTCGAAGCTATCGCCAAGACGCGCCTCTTCGCCGCTATCGATAGGAGAAAGTAATCGTGCAAAACGAACTCCTTATGATAGCCTCCATTTTTGTGTTCTTTGGAGGCTTGGTTGTTTTTTTCCGTTTTTTCGGTAAGCAGGGCATTTTTGCCTGGACTGTCATTGCAACGATTGCCGCAAATATCGAAGTCTTGATTCTCGTGCACGCCTTTGGCCTCGACACGACGCTCGGCAATGTCATTTTCGCATCCTCCTTCCTCGCAACGGACATGATGAGCGAAATCTATGGCAAAAAAGAGGCTAGCCGCTGCGTGAAAATCGGCATCCTCGCGAATGTGACGTTTATCCTCATTTCGCAGAGCTGGTTCTTGTACATTCCCGCCGAAGGCGATACGATGGCGGAACCGATCCGTACGGTGTTCTCGAATACGCCCCGCGTGATGTTGGCTAGCTTATTTGCATACGCCATTTGCGAAATG
Coding sequences within it:
- a CDS encoding DEAD/DEAH box helicase, translating into MDFGSYGKTWWANKWLSSILATASEQAVLQGLKFAARGQVTSIDIVDNRVISVVKGPNGGLHNNYIVFPKFSKESSEVFVSFLKQQPAELLALNNKALSPSLELLMSKSGLQLFDDPAKVNMGCDCRDERPCKYLVATFLKIAEQADKEPNVLFKIHGLDLEFIKDYKPDAMEMEAPSETNLVRSFSKATRLVGTSAENASAIGTAAGDSDEHEAQNAAELSHAEDASASLFGGYKGSGRESQNSIPPKQLPTFDFKSWKDYSHILPAMLQNFPKFCPAGNFRKSFTDELESCHKFFTDFENFDAFSEQFRVNNAKTFLMENEQLRLFHKPGWHWNFEQSMADKVINSNLTVTNVMGALCCLSAGNFSWHHYSVRYLHLMLQVAFYLVRTGAIYPQVFWIGKDVAQMRWLPAEMLPEILYIVADLEVTAPRELAWTSKEESFFEIAEPAEHILSLFISQLLKFARKYKTPLKTNHGNLLSFFFDSVSGKLANNAHAIPGKIQQWLSVYSCLGCRTQILFVCSEMDEDVALDVFVLDEDAASAAGNIARRTPLSELFENNDSRLLSIMSVLNGIADGFKPLDAYLERRASEPILMRGAELLDFLQDCLKKLQLFGIQTEIPKNLLNIGKPKPKMRLQGSMSFGAFTAGDLLDFDWEIAIGDENISAKEFFELAEQADGLLKYKSSYVQITEQDLQSIRDKIEGKSSDSAKNSKGKKAADDAEGAATSTDEILEEDSAPEITQAKLVQACFTGECDNIPVEMASDFKQQFDAWRAETEIPLPENLNATLRPYQMRGYSWMYKNLEIGFGCILADDMGLGKTLQVITFLLKMKQEGKFAEKKAIVVMPAGLLCNWQVEIKKFAPELTFFAYHGGRRDLQKFSADVLLTTYATFRKDFAELDKHEWQTIIIDEAQNIKNADSEQSKLLRRMRAPMKIAMSGTPVENRLMEFWTIMDFANHGFFPSASEFREKFETPIQKNGNQVVAETFRKITAPFMLRRLKTDKSIISDLPDKIIQDEYAELTRSQAALYQKTLEHFMQELEMEQALSEKANDAHALFKRKGIILQMILALKQICNHPATFLKGLAATSAQDAAEVPTESAAPQKSNKLESGKMQMLLDLLTSIQEQGEKTLIFTQFAEMGHLLKSTIESELGLRTHFYHGGCTQTQRSEMIQDFQENPDCKVLILSLKAGGTGLNLVAASQVIHYDLWWNPAIEAQATDRAFRIGQKRNVQVHRFITKGTFEEKINALLETKKAIANLTVNAGETWLADMDDKQLAEVFCLDNTIV
- a CDS encoding endo-1,4-beta-xylanase, which codes for MSIKSTVFKVLAFSFAASIFSFAGVGMADGAAKFLGNTTTLGEIPDNFGTYWNQITAENECVWGHVEKTRGEYDWTGCDFVYNWAKKNKAIFSFHTLLWGSQNPQWLIKLDIDETKKAWTDWIDAVKEHYPDLEMIEVVNEAVKSGNNYHSSFTSSKLVEALGGDNGNYEFVVTAFKMARERWPEAILIYNDYNTIQWQKVEGIDLLKKIKAQGAPVDAYGMQFHETTAQGTGYYCLNTSLLKRSLYEAHEQTGLPIYITQYDVGSIDDEFQKKCYQEHLPILMETDYVAGITLWGYIYGKTWLSCNGLEQGCSGLIKDGVERPALTWLKEYFKNPNARYGRGLADGATKFFGNMIADKQEIPEDFQAYWNQVSPENACTWTVIEKVRGEYDWSGCDRIYYWAQKNNVKFNFRSLLWGTHTPNWLNNLDVDETRKAVENWFDKAAMRYPAPYMIEVVNGGSRDSYGHYHSGFGSGNKIIEALGGDNDDYKFIATAFKMARKRWPKAILTLNDYDDYGWKNNQGAEVIKKIQEQGAPVDAYQIIFATLVQGSGPDAQCFSSERIQSGIQEIYDKIKLPLFITEYSVGTNNDSLQKACYSEHIPLFMESEYIAGVNLWGYLYEVGSSVWADESNPGLIKDGVDRPAMTWLKEYFNEHFYDSKNMSYNRGIERHPLDSLDSIALEQPIAIDDNGGKFGNKIRLEQNTLQNYDVFDVQGVRLGNLSAYGFSDATAKLKSASTAKTSGIYFLRSRTTGKMQSVRVAR